The following proteins come from a genomic window of Thermodesulfobacteriota bacterium:
- the secG gene encoding preprotein translocase subunit SecG, which produces MYSAIIALHVAVSIVLIIFVLLQGGGKGAGIGSSFGGGGSSQALFGSSGPTTFLTKLTAASAVIFMTTSL; this is translated from the coding sequence ATGTACTCAGCCATAATCGCATTACATGTCGCAGTAAGCATCGTGCTCATAATCTTTGTGCTCCTCCAGGGCGGAGGCAAGGGGGCCGGTATAGGCTCGTCCTTCGGCGGTGGAGGCTCGAGCCAGGCGCTCTTCGGAAGCTCCGGCCCGACCACCTTCCTGACCAAGCTCACGGCCGCCTCTGCCGTGATATTCATGACAACCTCGCTCT